The DNA window TTTTCGAAAAACATGCTGAAATTAAGAAAAAGTAATGATTTAACTCAAGAAGAAGTAGCTAATGCACTGGGCGTAACCAAGGGTGCTGTTTCGGAATGGGAAAGTGCGAAAAAACTACCCAACGCTGGAAATCTTGAGAAACTTGCATCTTATTTCAAAATCCCCAAAAGTGCTTTACTTGCCGAAGAACATGATCAAATTATTACCTATGATAAAACGATTAACCTCCCTATCGTCGGGAAAATATCCTGTGGAAATGGATCTTTTGCATATGAAGAAATTGAAGGGTATGAACCTACTCCCGCTGATTGGCTAAATGGTGGTGAATACTTTTACACTAGGGCCCAGGGCGACAGTATGATTAACGCCAGAATACATGACGGAGACCTCCTATTAATCCGAAGGCAAC is part of the Dendrosporobacter quercicolus genome and encodes:
- a CDS encoding LexA family protein is translated as MDEVNQIKSAFSKNMLKLRKSNDLTQEEVANALGVTKGAVSEWESAKKLPNAGNLEKLASYFKIPKSALLAEEHDQIITYDKTINLPIVGKISCGNGSFAYEEIEGYEPTPADWLNGGEYFYTRAQGDSMINARIHDGDLLLIRRQPDVEDGEIAAVLIDEDIFLKRVFKRNGTVILQSENPAYPPIISNSNSCNNCMIIGKLKKVSFNM